The following coding sequences lie in one Acaryochloris sp. CCMEE 5410 genomic window:
- a CDS encoding FF domain-containing protein, with amino-acid sequence MRVAKKGIQMAAVPGVAVAATHAPIVGPFVAGAVGQATHWMHSSIHDFTETRLTNQFAEMSKNIQPGLTHWFRQRAFDDWTKVRIPDMLAKTDAWARPLSGFAAPTVIGKSMIDTGKLAISYARQGIPTVVARPVVHMWRMTNHYINRAKNWFEETLSKLPEQVQQNVRNAMETVQRRQATMAEAQNQASIPTERDMERRDEYVKILSEQQNDPNLTYERIQETIQNQPDLGADYDKQVFYQALKAGKGPDEATAIISQGPNVSQMADAKLQDTSVYLAETAKSVEAQYKLENPTPEVNQELTQEPEAQTVLEVNASVVNPSVELSTDAQQQYSQLLGEFEKNPDLTWEDIQSRLSENPELLSELDQKVVAQAAVNGWTLKTFRNSSPLRPTLMPLSRGRGTD; translated from the coding sequence ATGCGTGTGGCTAAGAAAGGGATTCAGATGGCAGCGGTGCCAGGGGTAGCCGTGGCAGCGACCCATGCCCCCATCGTTGGCCCCTTCGTCGCGGGTGCCGTGGGTCAAGCCACTCACTGGATGCACTCCAGTATCCATGACTTTACCGAAACACGGCTCACGAATCAGTTTGCGGAGATGTCCAAAAACATTCAACCGGGTTTGACCCATTGGTTCCGGCAGAGGGCATTTGATGATTGGACGAAAGTCAGAATCCCAGACATGCTGGCAAAGACGGATGCCTGGGCACGGCCCTTGAGTGGGTTTGCCGCTCCGACGGTGATCGGGAAAAGCATGATTGATACAGGCAAGCTTGCCATTAGCTATGCCAGACAGGGCATTCCTACCGTGGTGGCTCGTCCCGTGGTCCATATGTGGAGGATGACCAACCACTACATCAACCGGGCCAAGAATTGGTTTGAAGAGACCCTGAGCAAGCTGCCAGAGCAAGTGCAGCAGAACGTTCGTAATGCAATGGAAACCGTACAAAGGAGACAAGCAACAATGGCTGAAGCACAGAACCAAGCCTCCATCCCCACAGAGCGCGATATGGAGCGACGAGATGAATATGTAAAGATCCTATCTGAGCAACAGAATGACCCCAATCTCACCTATGAGCGTATTCAGGAGACTATCCAAAATCAGCCCGACTTGGGAGCTGACTATGACAAGCAAGTCTTCTACCAAGCGCTCAAAGCTGGGAAAGGACCGGATGAAGCAACCGCGATTATCTCCCAGGGACCAAATGTATCTCAGATGGCTGATGCAAAGCTTCAAGATACCTCTGTTTATCTAGCTGAGACCGCAAAGTCAGTGGAGGCGCAATACAAACTAGAGAACCCCACCCCAGAGGTTAATCAGGAGCTGACCCAGGAGCCTGAAGCTCAAACAGTATTGGAAGTGAATGCTTCTGTAGTGAATCCCTCGGTGGAACTATCGACGGATGCCCAACAGCAATATTCCCAACTACTGGGTGAATTTGAGAAGAATCCAGATCTGACCTGGGAGGATATTCAGTCTCGCCTCAGTGAGAATCCAGAATTATTGAGTGAGCTGGATCAGAAGGTCGTGGCTCAAGCTGCTGTTAATGGATGGACATTGAAGACGTTCAGAAACTCGTCACCACTGAGGCCAACTTTGATGCCTTTGAGCAGGGGCAGAGGTACAGACTGA
- a CDS encoding type IV secretory system conjugative DNA transfer family protein, which translates to MGGSGKGKTATVIELALADAIRQEHTLIVFDVKGTLKKKFIPFALKQPDPYDCYCFAPGKRYSHGFDYLKFMQDADDSLRARSIASTLSDNVIVNISGKHPFFDNHAEYFLQALLMMAKRADYSDLPMVWALMGLPGIAERIQMADQEGAFKVDSDLGMWVRQQLVGLMSVTGTQDTAGGILASGINYLLPMVNRQTIPCLSIDGREPTQSTIPLDLPGKQIIFFELDGQAKKATAPLVAVAIHLLIQRNLNEDTERDRPFGVFLDEFARLMLPSFEEVVSLDRSYGFYSFVSMQSYSQPKIKYQSETSESIFDNTSTQFIFKSGSYKVREDLSADLGEYTKHYHSKSRSYGKMGNSRSRNEQEKKKRLITASDIKRLKKGEFICTNPGMDDRPIRMRFNLKKRNGTDMQRFTECERMYESHVHKQMERIAQERVLDSPEQIMSDRMVSADALLPSTQEVESHKLKQQEEKAA; encoded by the coding sequence GTGGGTGGGTCTGGTAAGGGCAAGACCGCCACGGTGATTGAGCTAGCCTTAGCAGATGCTATACGCCAGGAGCACACCCTGATTGTCTTTGATGTGAAGGGTACTCTCAAGAAGAAATTCATCCCCTTTGCCCTCAAGCAACCAGATCCATATGATTGCTACTGCTTTGCCCCCGGTAAGCGATACAGTCATGGCTTTGACTACCTAAAATTTATGCAAGATGCGGATGACTCATTGAGAGCGCGGTCCATCGCCTCAACCTTGTCCGATAACGTGATTGTCAATATTTCAGGCAAGCATCCCTTCTTCGACAATCATGCAGAGTACTTCCTGCAAGCCCTATTGATGATGGCGAAGCGGGCAGACTATTCCGACTTACCGATGGTCTGGGCCTTGATGGGCCTGCCGGGTATCGCAGAGCGGATTCAAATGGCCGACCAAGAAGGCGCATTCAAGGTAGATAGCGATTTAGGCATGTGGGTGAGGCAACAGCTCGTGGGCCTGATGAGTGTGACGGGCACCCAAGATACCGCTGGTGGCATATTAGCGAGTGGCATCAACTACCTCTTGCCAATGGTGAACCGTCAGACCATCCCCTGTCTGTCCATCGATGGGCGCGAACCTACCCAATCGACCATTCCCTTGGATCTACCGGGCAAGCAAATCATCTTCTTTGAGTTGGATGGACAGGCCAAGAAAGCCACGGCTCCATTAGTCGCTGTTGCTATTCACCTACTGATTCAGCGCAACTTGAATGAGGATACAGAACGGGATCGGCCCTTTGGTGTGTTCCTAGATGAATTCGCCCGATTGATGCTGCCAAGCTTTGAAGAAGTGGTGTCCTTGGATCGGAGCTATGGGTTCTATTCCTTTGTATCCATGCAGAGCTACAGCCAACCCAAGATTAAATATCAGTCGGAGACCTCAGAGTCCATCTTTGACAACACCTCCACCCAATTCATCTTTAAGAGTGGGAGCTACAAGGTCCGAGAAGACCTGAGTGCGGACTTGGGGGAGTACACCAAGCACTACCATTCCAAGTCTCGCAGCTACGGGAAGATGGGCAACAGCCGCTCCCGCAATGAGCAAGAGAAAAAGAAGCGGCTGATTACGGCTTCAGATATCAAACGATTGAAGAAAGGGGAATTTATCTGCACCAACCCCGGCATGGATGATCGGCCCATTCGGATGCGCTTCAACTTGAAGAAACGGAATGGAACGGATATGCAGCGGTTCACCGAATGTGAACGGATGTACGAAAGCCATGTCCATAAGCAGATGGAGCGGATAGCCCAAGAGCGGGTGTTAGATTCTCCAGAACAAATCATGTCCGACCGCATGGTGTCTGCGGATGCCTTGCTGCCCTCTACCCAAGAAGTTGAATCCCACAAATTGAAGCAACAAGAGGAGAAAGCCGCATGA
- a CDS encoding M23 family metallopeptidase, whose amino-acid sequence MPQGTYLFTDYFAHFHRRRGRPHLGVDLGAAKGTPVLSVEAGTIDHVGWDPDGYGNFIVVGHPNGTGTLYAHLSEVNVRPGQSVDNADQIGRVGNTGRSRGDHLHFEFFEGYTQGNHRSGYPVDPENISISGENDE is encoded by the coding sequence TTGCCACAAGGAACTTATCTTTTCACAGACTATTTCGCTCATTTTCATCGAAGAAGAGGACGCCCACACCTAGGAGTAGATCTTGGTGCAGCAAAAGGAACTCCTGTGTTATCAGTTGAGGCTGGTACGATTGATCATGTTGGCTGGGACCCAGATGGCTATGGGAATTTTATTGTAGTTGGACACCCGAACGGGACAGGGACACTTTATGCTCATCTCTCAGAGGTTAATGTGAGACCCGGTCAATCAGTTGATAATGCAGATCAAATTGGTAGGGTTGGAAACACAGGGCGTAGTAGAGGAGACCACCTTCATTTTGAATTCTTTGAAGGCTACACTCAAGGTAACCACCGTTCAGGTTATCCTGTTGATCCCGAAAATATTTCAATTTCAGGTGAAAACGATGAATAA